In a genomic window of Flavobacterium lipolyticum:
- a CDS encoding T9SS sorting signal type C domain-containing protein translates to MQLCSSTANDCVNGIGFNKVVFLKGEKLKIQNHSKQGGYSFSIDRETFNERFVLSDIEETLASNSFSEENPDVFISVEDRIIKVISTQDIITQITVFDILGKPLYRKENIENLEFQLPKFNSYHQVLIVKIKFGDGKIMTRKILL, encoded by the coding sequence GTGCAACTGTGTAGCAGTACAGCAAATGATTGTGTAAATGGAATTGGTTTTAATAAGGTTGTATTTCTAAAAGGCGAAAAATTAAAAATACAGAACCATTCAAAACAGGGAGGGTATTCATTTTCTATTGACCGGGAAACTTTTAATGAACGTTTTGTGCTGTCTGATATTGAGGAAACTTTAGCAAGCAACAGTTTTTCGGAGGAAAATCCAGACGTATTTATTTCGGTAGAGGATAGAATTATTAAAGTCATTTCAACTCAGGATATAATCACTCAAATAACTGTTTTTGATATTTTGGGCAAACCACTGTATAGAAAAGAAAATATTGAAAATCTGGAATTTCAACTGCCAAAATTCAATTCTTATCATCAGGTTTTAATTGTGAAAATTAAATTTGGAGACGGGAAAATAATGACAAGGAAAATTTTGCTTTAA
- a CDS encoding T9SS sorting signal type C domain-containing protein has product MRKYLLTLQLFALPLFFYAQTKTVSFSATGTTNLTTSFVIPAGSTSLTISAWGGGGAGGGTTSAGLSLEKGAAGGGGGAFAGGVYTISSGATISLTAGGGGVGGTGVNGQTGKTSLVTGLVSAVGGGGGTANTSGGTPAKGAGGLASSSVGTNTFDGGAGVDGQSGLTAASGSGGNGGNGGGAGGAGFSSLLGTADGNPGTVPGGGGGGAKSSILGAGKAGGDGGPGRVVISYDCATYSLTSTSASAVNICSGTSSTITLNGTLPVGVYSVAYQVDGVTQTPVTMTVSASGTGTFTAPGFSALGSKSLTVTSLTSGTSGNAADNCASTISANNTASVNVTSSGTAPVALAGTGATCTQITANWQSVSGSTYYTLDLSTDINFGSFVGTYNGLNVGNVLTVNIASLSNATTYYYRVRAFNGTCLSAYSNTITYKPAVSPGNVVLQAATNTSCTSFMANWSAEVNAVSYLLDVSLVNTFTTTVSGYNALDIGNVTTYTVTGLTVGTTYYYRLRSKNGCGTSATVTATVQNITTFTQPGTPLNDPVVQPTCDVLTGTVVLKNLPNRNDYTITQTGTFSNTYSGGVGADWTKYTITGLAPGTYNFTVQYPGTCASLSLSNIVVNALATNTYTIAGGWSLGTPTTSQNIVFADDFSSSGDVNSCGCTINAGKKVTINSSNTLTVKNALIVNSGAGTSLTFKTSSSLVQVNSAVNSGNISYERTSPGILKKDYLYWSTPVNPQRLIDLSSGTSATKYFGYDGAQWVSTDRTTNMVVGKGYIIRGPETYSNTVKTTFTGIFSGVPNNGSLEGESLSSGKSYLVGNPYPSALNADALISTNSILGGTIYFWTHNTPVQLTYTNQYSADDYASYNLSGGVSAKSDPLHSDIPANDNGIKPTGKIAAGQSFFVTTVAAGKVQFNNSMRLGGANNNQFFKTESASKEVTLVKKRIWLNMSNTTGAFKQLLVGYIEGATNEYDSNYDGISFNANPYLDFFSVANGNNYVIQGRALPFVDTDIVPLGYRTTIAGDFTISIDEVDDSMNEQAIYIEDKTTGEVHNLKQSNYTFTTAVGTFSDRLVLRYTGKTLGTDDFENGKNAIVVSVKNRIINVSSKEQLKDVFVYDVSGKLLFNKSKIGNKEFQIQNLTPGNQMVLVKVILENDATGTRKIVF; this is encoded by the coding sequence ATGAGAAAATATTTACTTACACTTCAGTTATTTGCATTGCCTTTATTTTTTTATGCACAGACTAAAACAGTCTCTTTCTCGGCAACAGGAACAACAAATTTAACTACGAGTTTTGTGATTCCGGCCGGTTCAACATCTTTAACAATTAGTGCCTGGGGAGGTGGAGGTGCCGGAGGTGGTACAACTAGTGCCGGATTAAGCTTAGAAAAAGGAGCTGCCGGTGGTGGTGGTGGTGCTTTTGCCGGAGGAGTATATACAATTTCGTCAGGTGCAACAATCTCTCTTACCGCAGGTGGTGGAGGTGTTGGAGGTACCGGAGTTAATGGTCAGACAGGGAAAACCTCTCTGGTCACAGGTCTTGTTTCTGCTGTGGGCGGGGGTGGCGGTACAGCCAATACATCGGGAGGTACTCCGGCCAAAGGAGCGGGAGGTCTTGCTTCTTCAAGTGTGGGTACAAATACATTTGATGGTGGAGCAGGAGTAGACGGACAAAGTGGTTTAACAGCTGCTTCTGGTTCAGGCGGCAATGGAGGAAATGGTGGTGGTGCCGGTGGTGCCGGATTTTCATCTTTATTGGGTACAGCGGATGGAAATCCGGGTACAGTTCCCGGCGGAGGTGGAGGTGGAGCTAAAAGTTCTATTCTTGGGGCAGGGAAAGCCGGAGGTGACGGAGGTCCGGGAAGAGTTGTTATCTCATACGATTGTGCAACTTATAGTCTGACCAGTACGAGTGCTTCAGCGGTAAATATCTGTTCCGGAACATCGTCAACGATAACCCTAAACGGTACTTTACCGGTAGGAGTATATAGCGTTGCTTATCAGGTAGACGGAGTAACTCAGACGCCGGTAACTATGACTGTAAGTGCAAGTGGAACCGGTACTTTTACAGCTCCCGGATTTTCAGCTTTAGGAAGTAAAAGTCTAACAGTTACCTCTTTAACTTCTGGAACAAGTGGCAATGCTGCCGATAATTGTGCTTCAACCATCAGTGCCAATAATACTGCTTCAGTAAATGTAACGTCATCCGGGACAGCTCCTGTTGCTTTAGCAGGAACCGGAGCAACCTGTACCCAGATTACAGCAAATTGGCAATCTGTTTCAGGATCAACGTATTACACATTGGATCTTTCGACAGATATTAATTTTGGAAGTTTTGTTGGAACCTACAACGGTTTGAATGTGGGGAATGTTTTAACGGTAAATATCGCAAGTTTAAGCAATGCGACTACTTACTATTACAGAGTTCGAGCATTTAATGGGACCTGTTTGAGTGCTTATTCGAACACCATAACTTACAAACCTGCTGTTTCTCCGGGGAATGTTGTTTTGCAGGCAGCCACTAATACTTCTTGCACATCATTTATGGCAAATTGGAGTGCAGAAGTCAATGCGGTGAGTTATCTGTTAGATGTCTCTCTTGTAAATACATTTACCACTACTGTCTCAGGATATAATGCCCTTGATATCGGAAATGTAACGACCTATACAGTTACTGGACTGACTGTAGGTACAACCTATTATTACAGACTCAGATCAAAGAATGGTTGTGGAACCAGTGCTACAGTTACCGCAACAGTACAAAATATAACCACATTTACGCAGCCTGGTACACCACTTAATGATCCGGTGGTTCAACCCACCTGTGATGTTCTTACCGGAACTGTGGTTTTAAAGAATTTGCCAAACAGAAATGATTATACGATTACGCAAACCGGTACGTTCTCAAATACTTATTCGGGAGGAGTTGGTGCCGATTGGACTAAATATACCATTACAGGTCTGGCTCCCGGTACTTATAATTTCACAGTACAATATCCGGGCACTTGTGCTTCTTTGTCATTGTCGAATATTGTCGTAAATGCTTTGGCAACGAATACGTATACAATTGCAGGAGGATGGTCACTTGGGACGCCAACGACAAGCCAGAATATTGTTTTTGCAGATGATTTTTCTTCGTCCGGAGATGTGAATAGCTGTGGCTGTACGATAAATGCCGGAAAAAAAGTAACCATAAATAGTTCAAATACGTTAACAGTTAAGAATGCATTAATTGTGAATTCGGGAGCAGGAACCTCTTTGACTTTTAAAACCAGTTCAAGTTTGGTTCAGGTGAATAGTGCAGTTAATTCCGGAAATATTTCGTACGAGAGAACAAGTCCCGGAATTTTAAAAAAGGATTATTTATATTGGTCCACTCCGGTAAATCCACAAAGATTAATCGACCTTTCGTCCGGAACATCAGCAACAAAGTATTTTGGTTACGATGGTGCTCAATGGGTATCTACCGACAGAACAACTAATATGGTGGTAGGCAAGGGGTATATTATTCGTGGTCCGGAGACCTATTCGAATACGGTTAAAACAACCTTCACAGGAATTTTTTCAGGAGTTCCAAACAATGGAAGTCTGGAAGGAGAATCTTTGAGCTCGGGAAAAAGTTATTTGGTAGGAAATCCTTATCCATCTGCTTTAAATGCTGATGCTCTTATAAGTACAAATAGTATACTAGGCGGAACAATCTATTTTTGGACGCATAATACGCCTGTACAACTAACCTATACAAATCAGTACTCAGCCGATGATTATGCTTCTTATAATTTAAGTGGAGGGGTTTCAGCAAAGTCGGATCCATTGCACAGTGACATTCCGGCAAATGATAACGGAATTAAACCAACAGGTAAAATAGCAGCCGGACAATCCTTTTTTGTGACTACTGTAGCAGCAGGAAAAGTACAATTTAACAATTCAATGCGATTAGGTGGAGCCAATAACAATCAGTTTTTTAAAACTGAAAGTGCATCTAAGGAAGTTACTTTGGTGAAAAAACGTATCTGGTTAAACATGAGCAATACGACTGGAGCTTTCAAACAGTTGCTGGTAGGATACATAGAGGGGGCGACTAATGAATATGATAGTAATTATGACGGGATTAGTTTTAATGCTAACCCTTATCTCGATTTTTTTAGCGTGGCAAACGGAAACAATTATGTCATTCAGGGTAGAGCTTTACCTTTTGTAGATACTGATATTGTTCCTTTAGGATATCGTACGACAATCGCGGGTGATTTTACTATTTCAATTGATGAGGTAGATGATAGTATGAATGAACAGGCTATTTATATCGAAGATAAAACAACTGGGGAAGTTCATAATTTAAAACAGAGCAATTATACGTTTACAACCGCAGTCGGAACCTTCTCAGACCGATTAGTGCTGCGTTATACCGGAAAAACATTAGGAACAGACGATTTTGAAAATGGAAAGAATGCTATTGTTGTTTCTGTTAAAAATAGAATAATAAATGTGTCGTCAAAAGAACAGCTTAAAGATGTTTTTGTTTATGATGTGTCGGGGAAACTGCTTTTCAATAAAAGTAAAATTGGGAATAAAGAGTTTCAAATACAAAATTTAACACCAGGTAATCAGATGGTACTGGTAAAAGTGATTTTGGAAAATGATGCTACAGGAACACGAAAAATAGTTTTTTAG
- a CDS encoding T9SS sorting signal type C domain-containing protein, with the protein MIKKILFFLVLADCFHGSILLAQQGNTMQNGNCPVAAGVTICEGGSGFLTVSSSCAAVAQTPVTARGSGGVSNSIVYGDRANTDITINVPSLPAGAIVTSTNVTISFKANGFSFRSELRVKATPPTAVGAVQSDLNPVPTLDSPGTSTNVPLGIWGTGNPSGTWVFAFRESFLDVSVNTDANITNITIRVNYVLPEVDWYTSASGGTKIGSGISFNPVGVSGSGLMDTNTAGTTPYYAACTNNPGCRTMVNFVINKASVATGVTICQGGSGSLTAPFTCSGVAVAQTPMIASGSGGTVKSTVYGGSGNTDISIIFPSLPVGAVVTSTNATISYNTIGRSYLNEVRVRIQPPAAMGTVLNDISPVSVSNRGSVIDVPLASWGNTNPSGSWIFRFREDHDDDEDPDANITNISITVNYTLPATVDWYTMAFGGTKIGSGVSFNPVGVSGSGLIDTNTVGTTPYYAVCSGDSPVCRTKVNFVINEVLGKPVVGSVTQPTCVTAFGSIALSGLPTGGILTRSPGAIMVPYTGTAVTDSDLAAGTYTYTAGNGNCTSLATSDIVINPLSVATYNKGIWSTAPTIDKKLVFNSDFTSTSDVNGCFCEVNSGANVVIGGGHTLAIANDVKVFTGGTMNFKNTASLVQTNNVTNTGDITYERTTPPILLKDYVYWSTPVSPQTLVNLSPLTPSTMYYGFDGTQWVQTNKADNMMVGKGYIIRAPSNYSNTSKAAYQASFKGVPNNGNIETEQLASGKAYLIGNPYPSAVSADDLIANAANNAVINGTLYFWTHNTAAVSTLTNQYTSNDYASYNLSGGVSAKSDPGYNSDRVFDKGMKPTGKIAAGQAFFVTTKAAGKVLFTNSMRLGTADNGQFFRSVNPKKEAAIEKSHVWLNMTSATGAFKQLLVGYIQGATNDYDSNYDGLTFDGNKYLDFYSISNENKLVIQGRAVPFTDADIVPLGYRTAVAGNFTIAIDEVDGKMTNQKIYIEDKTTGVIHDLTQSNYTFKTEVGNFSERLVLRYTGKTLGVGDFENLKDGILVSIKDKVIAVQSSQENIKEVVVYDVSGKMLYHKKKVGNTELLIQNLPSSNQVLLVKVALASNFTTTRKVIFQ; encoded by the coding sequence ATGATTAAAAAAATACTTTTTTTCCTTGTTTTGGCAGACTGCTTCCATGGTTCGATACTTTTAGCTCAACAAGGTAATACAATGCAAAACGGAAACTGTCCTGTTGCTGCCGGTGTTACAATTTGTGAAGGAGGTTCAGGTTTTTTAACCGTTTCATCTAGCTGTGCTGCAGTTGCCCAAACCCCTGTAACTGCCAGAGGCAGCGGAGGAGTATCCAATAGCATAGTTTATGGTGATCGTGCAAATACAGACATTACCATAAATGTTCCTTCGTTACCGGCGGGGGCAATAGTAACGTCTACAAATGTTACGATAAGTTTTAAGGCAAATGGTTTTTCCTTTAGAAGTGAGTTGAGGGTTAAGGCAACACCCCCAACAGCAGTTGGAGCAGTTCAGAGTGATTTGAACCCTGTTCCTACACTCGATAGTCCAGGGACTTCAACTAATGTGCCATTAGGAATATGGGGTACTGGGAACCCATCCGGGACTTGGGTATTTGCATTTAGAGAGTCCTTTCTTGATGTTTCTGTAAATACTGATGCAAATATTACAAACATTACCATTAGAGTTAATTATGTTTTGCCGGAAGTAGACTGGTATACATCAGCCTCCGGAGGAACAAAAATTGGTTCAGGGATTTCATTTAATCCGGTAGGTGTTAGCGGTTCAGGTCTTATGGATACCAATACTGCGGGTACAACTCCTTATTATGCGGCTTGTACCAATAATCCTGGTTGTAGAACAATGGTAAATTTTGTGATTAACAAAGCTTCGGTTGCAACGGGTGTTACAATTTGTCAGGGAGGTTCAGGTTCGCTAACGGCTCCATTTACTTGCTCAGGAGTTGCAGTTGCCCAAACCCCTATGATTGCAAGCGGTAGTGGTGGGACAGTAAAAAGCACCGTTTACGGAGGTTCCGGAAACACAGATATTAGTATAATTTTCCCGTCATTACCTGTTGGAGCTGTTGTTACTAGTACCAATGCTACTATAAGTTATAATACAATAGGTCGTTCGTATTTGAATGAGGTACGGGTTAGAATACAGCCGCCAGCTGCGATGGGCACAGTGCTGAATGATATAAGTCCCGTCTCTGTTAGTAATAGAGGGAGTGTTATAGATGTTCCTTTAGCATCTTGGGGAAATACAAATCCTTCAGGAAGTTGGATATTTCGATTTAGAGAAGATCATGATGATGATGAAGATCCGGATGCTAATATTACAAATATTAGCATTACAGTTAATTATACATTACCGGCAACAGTAGATTGGTATACAATGGCTTTTGGTGGTACCAAAATTGGTTCCGGAGTCTCGTTCAATCCGGTAGGTGTTAGTGGTTCAGGTCTTATTGATACTAACACTGTGGGTACGACTCCTTATTATGCGGTTTGTTCCGGTGATTCTCCAGTTTGTAGAACAAAGGTGAATTTTGTAATAAATGAAGTCCTGGGAAAACCAGTAGTGGGATCCGTTACACAACCAACCTGTGTTACGGCTTTTGGCAGTATTGCTTTAAGCGGACTTCCTACTGGGGGAATCTTAACGAGATCACCCGGAGCGATCATGGTACCTTATACCGGAACTGCGGTTACAGATAGTGATCTTGCAGCAGGTACATATACCTATACAGCTGGAAATGGAAATTGTACATCGTTGGCAACTTCGGATATTGTGATTAATCCTTTATCAGTAGCGACTTATAATAAGGGTATTTGGAGCACTGCTCCAACCATAGACAAAAAACTTGTTTTTAACTCTGATTTTACTTCGACAAGCGATGTGAACGGATGCTTTTGTGAAGTTAATTCCGGAGCAAATGTTGTAATCGGGGGTGGACATACTTTGGCCATTGCGAATGATGTTAAAGTATTTACAGGAGGCACAATGAACTTTAAAAATACAGCAAGTTTAGTACAAACCAATAACGTAACCAATACGGGTGATATTACTTATGAGCGTACCACGCCTCCTATATTGTTAAAAGATTATGTGTATTGGTCAACTCCGGTAAGCCCTCAAACATTAGTGAATCTTTCACCTTTAACACCAAGTACCATGTATTACGGTTTCGATGGCACACAATGGGTGCAAACGAATAAGGCTGATAACATGATGGTTGGCAAAGGTTATATTATTCGTGCCCCGTCAAATTATTCGAATACTTCTAAGGCTGCCTATCAGGCAAGTTTTAAAGGAGTCCCAAATAATGGAAATATAGAAACGGAGCAGCTGGCTTCCGGGAAAGCTTATTTAATAGGAAATCCTTATCCGTCTGCTGTAAGTGCAGATGATCTTATTGCTAATGCAGCAAATAATGCTGTAATAAACGGAACACTTTATTTTTGGACTCATAATACGGCTGCGGTTTCTACACTGACAAATCAGTATACGAGCAATGATTATGCTTCTTACAATCTTAGCGGCGGAGTATCGGCAAAATCAGATCCTGGTTATAATAGTGATCGAGTATTTGATAAAGGTATGAAACCAACAGGCAAGATAGCGGCAGGACAAGCTTTTTTTGTGACTACTAAAGCAGCCGGAAAAGTTCTTTTTACCAATTCAATGCGACTGGGGACAGCAGATAATGGTCAGTTTTTTAGATCTGTGAATCCGAAAAAAGAAGCTGCGATTGAAAAGAGCCATGTCTGGTTAAACATGACCAGTGCAACAGGCGCTTTTAAGCAATTATTGGTGGGGTACATACAGGGGGCAACTAATGATTATGATAGTAATTATGACGGGTTAACTTTTGATGGCAACAAATATTTGGATTTCTATAGTATCAGTAATGAGAATAAACTTGTAATTCAGGGACGTGCGGTACCTTTTACAGATGCAGATATTGTTCCTTTAGGTTACCGAACTGCCGTTGCAGGTAATTTTACAATTGCAATAGACGAGGTTGATGGTAAAATGACCAATCAGAAGATTTATATTGAAGATAAAACAACTGGAGTTATTCATGATTTAACACAAAGTAATTATACTTTTAAAACTGAGGTGGGGAACTTTTCTGAACGTTTGGTATTGCGTTACACTGGTAAAACTTTAGGTGTCGGAGATTTTGAAAACCTGAAAGACGGGATTTTAGTTTCGATAAAAGACAAGGTAATTGCGGTACAATCTTCACAAGAGAACATTAAGGAAGTTGTGGTATATGATGTGTCAGGAAAAATGCTTTACCATAAAAAGAAAGTAGGTAATACAGAATTACTAATTCAAAACCTGCCATCATCCAATCAGGTTTTATTGGTTAAGGTAGCTTTGGCAAGTAATTTTACAACAACAAGAAAAGTTATTTTTCAGTAA
- a CDS encoding cupin-like domain-containing protein, protein MKLKQIERVKKISKADFISQYVKNQIPVVVEELTEDWPAYHKWKLSYINEIAGNSIVPLYDDRPVNHEDGFNEAHTTMKMSDYIHLLESKPTNYRIFLYNLMKEVPLLKEDFLWPDIGLNLVKQMPMLFFGGENARVFMHYDIDYSNILHFHFHGEKQCMLFAPDQSKYMYKVPHALISREDIDFDNPDYEKFPALKNAQGFITNLKHGEMLYMPEGYWHYMKYLTPGFSMSLRAFPKNITNLSKAFYNVFIMRYFDIMMRKFKGQKWIDYKNEKAIRNTNENLQKTS, encoded by the coding sequence ATGAAGTTAAAGCAAATCGAAAGGGTAAAAAAAATCTCAAAGGCTGATTTTATTTCCCAGTATGTGAAAAATCAAATTCCTGTAGTTGTCGAAGAATTGACCGAAGACTGGCCAGCTTATCACAAATGGAAATTATCTTATATCAACGAAATCGCCGGAAATAGTATTGTTCCTCTATACGATGACAGACCTGTAAATCATGAAGATGGTTTTAACGAAGCTCATACCACTATGAAAATGAGTGATTACATTCATCTTCTGGAATCAAAACCAACGAACTACCGTATTTTTCTTTATAATCTGATGAAAGAAGTTCCGCTATTAAAAGAAGACTTTTTATGGCCGGATATTGGCTTGAATTTGGTGAAACAAATGCCAATGCTATTTTTTGGCGGAGAAAATGCACGGGTGTTCATGCATTATGATATTGACTACTCCAATATTTTACATTTTCATTTTCACGGAGAAAAACAGTGCATGCTTTTTGCTCCCGATCAATCCAAATACATGTACAAGGTACCACATGCCTTAATTTCAAGAGAAGACATTGATTTTGACAATCCTGACTATGAAAAATTTCCTGCTCTTAAAAATGCACAGGGATTTATTACCAATTTAAAACATGGCGAAATGCTGTACATGCCTGAAGGATACTGGCATTACATGAAATATTTAACCCCGGGCTTTTCGATGAGTCTGAGAGCTTTTCCTAAAAACATTACCAACCTGTCCAAAGCCTTTTACAATGTTTTTATTATGCGCTATTTCGATATCATGATGCGTAAATTCAAAGGTCAAAAATGGATTGACTATAAAAATGAAAAAGCCATCCGGAATACCAATGAAAATCTGCAAAAAACCTCTTAA